Genomic DNA from Salvia miltiorrhiza cultivar Shanhuang (shh) chromosome 1, IMPLAD_Smil_shh, whole genome shotgun sequence:
taatgaaataaaataataaagtaagaaAAATGGTTTAATTACTCGCGTGATTTGTGGAATTGACTCAATAActtcataatttatattaagATCATAAACTCCTACACAAAGAAATTATACATTAATTATAAATCATACGATAAAGATCCATTGGGCCGCACACTTAAAGCCCACATGGGCCACATGCTAATAGCCcatttaaataataatcataCTATAAATACACATCTCTACTCAATTTAGGGTTTACACACAAAAAATTAGCTGCGCCACCCACATCTTGAGCCGTAAATTTCCTCTTTTCCCAGACCATAGAAATCACCTCTAATTCACCTACACCGTCGTTTGCACCTCAGTTATTGGAGGAAAttggaataataataataataataataataataataataataataataataataataataataataataataataataataataataataataataataataataataaagataaaTTGTCTACTCAGTTATTTAATTGTTTGATGTTACAAGTTGCTTTATGTTTCGGAGTAAATCTATTTTTTAGTATAAAATAGTTACGCAAATTTAAACtaaagagttaatatataaaactatccattttcatattgtaaagataaaaattgtccactaagataaaaataataaaatctgtccactttttgattgaaaagacagaaataccccttactttaaaatttaaaaaaatgaccactcatttctctctttctctcctctctctctctcttcacattcaggtctctctctctctctctccctctccttctCGTCCTCGCCGCCGCTCCACAGTTGCCGCCCACCACCACCGCTACACTGCTGTTCTGAGACGGAGGGAGCTACGCACGCGGCAGCGTTGCTACGCCACTGCTGACTCGCCGGGGAAGAAGACGCTCTTCTGGCTCGGCACATTTGACTCCGCCGCACCGCCTCCACCAGTCCGACGCTCCGCATTCCCCGGTCCGACTCGCCGCCTCCCTGGTTCGACGCTCCCTCGGAAGCCTCCCCCTCCGTTCGCCTACATCAGCGCCTCCTCTGTACACCTGAATTCGAGTCCGCCCCACCCCTGAATTCCAATTCGCCTCGCCGGAGTCATTGCAGCGGCTGGGCAGATCTGGCGCGGCCGTGAGCTACCCACTGAACGGCAGATCTGGCGCGGGCAATAGAGGATGGGGTCGGACGGCGGTGGGTGGCGTGGGGTCGGACGGCGGTGGGTGGCTGCAGCAGCTGGGCAGATCCAGTGTAGATCCGGCTGGGCAGTCCGGTCAAAGCAGATCCGGTCGAATTCTATATCaatctctgtctctctctctcttccccggtcaaagcagatacgggcagaccacttttctttctttctcaaatTGAGGAGTAATTGGATGTTTTATATCCAATTCCATCGGATTTTAATACCTCAGGTTCGTCAACAAGGATTTATGCCCTCGTCTTCTTCGTAATTTCGTTTTTTGATCTCAACAATGCGATTATATCTCAGTTTTCTGGAAATTATATATGCCTCAGATATTAGTTATTCTTGTTTGTTTGTGTTTTCACTTTTATGTGCAATGAATAGTGACTTGTCTCATCACAATCTGAAATGATAATACTAGTGCTAGCTGAGTTTCAAATTTCCCAATTTCTTCATGCAAATAGTTAAAGGCTAACTGATGGTGTCGATTGATTTCTTGGAGAAGTTTTTGAGGTTCTACATTCAGTTCTTGGAGAAGAACATCAGGAAGCTTGATTTCAGCCCCGAGGGGGCTTGCACGATTGTGCAGGTAACTGATCTCAAGAACTCGCCTGGGTTGTTCATGTTCAAGAAGGAACTGAGGCAGGCGGTAAATCAAGCCCTGCAACTGCTGCAGGATATTATCCAGAGTTCGTTGCCAAACAGGTATGTGTTGTGATTGCGAGTTGTGTAGCTATGGGATTTAATTTGTTGATGAGTAATCGTTATGGATGCAGGTGTTCATCAATGTGCCATGGTGGTACGTTGCTTACAATAGGATGATCAGTCCATTCTTGACTCAGAGGACTAAGAGCAAGTTTGTGTTTGCTAGTCCGcctttacttttcatgattgataacATACATATTTCACATCTCTTTTAATAGAATATGAATCAATTATTATTAGCTCAAATGATCGAGGGTCTCGTGATATcctaaagtttcaatccataAAAAGTAAACGCCCTATTTTCGGATTTATGTTTAGATACATTGCGGCGGAGCAAGTCAATACGGCGGTCTTAGCAAGGCCGGCGAGGAGGGATTCACGAGCGCCGATGCGGCAATAGAGGAAACTATTAAGCCAACAAGCAAGCACACAATTGAAGTGCCAATTGCTAAGGTTGGTTAAAAACCTTCATTTATGCTTTCAAAAACTTTTCATTTAGCCATGCTTAAGGAGGATGAGGACTGGCTTCGATAATATTGTTTGTTTATGTTGTACCTGAAAACTATTGATGCTCTAAAATTGTGTTTTCTGTTTACCTCTTAAATAAATGTTTATCTCCATGAAATTCACTCTCTTTTTTctatctaattaatttcacaAGGTTGGTATGCAGCGACTGCGAGAGGTAAAAACACAAGCAGTAGATTATCTGATCCTGTTGATTGTCGGAGCCTCCTTGGGCTCACTCATCAAAGCGAATGATGAAACCTTCGGTTTTAGTGCTTATACATATACGATTATTGCTGTTTGTAAGTCACAAATCCTTTGTTTCTTGTGCCAGTGCTGATAAGTGATCTATTATGAATCAAATTTCACTTCACCAAGATTGAAAAACTGAATCAAATTCTGTTGCATCTCTATGCAGAAGATTAAGTATTAGGGATCTGATCTCCAACACTCCTGTTTACAGTTCAGCTACTGATGTATCAGGAGAGGGACTAAGTTTGGTGTTGAGGCGATGGGCTAGCAAGAAAATGGCCGGATCTACGAAAAATGGCCGTGACTCATTGCCCAAGCTTTTCATCCTATTTGGTGAAAAAGGTTGCTAGACATGTTGAAAGCTAAAAACAAGTTCTTGTGTTTTGATTGCTTAGATGTAATATGTTGTCACTGACTGCAGCACTGAATTGAGTTATGCTTAATAGGGTGTTAGTATTGTCTCAGTCGAAATAATACATTGCAATAGTGAGTGGTGTGAATTCCATGatattattgtatttaaatgGTGATTTTTGGCGTAGATTTGGTTTCTTGGACGTAGATTTGGTTTTTTGGCGTAGATTTGGTTCCTTATGTATTGTAACTTCGATCAACCGTTCATCTTTGTATTGTCTACTTGTTGAGATGATGatgtgtaacaccccgattttccataagataatattagattatttgGTAGaatttatttagaatttatttgaGCCTAGAATAAATTAGATCTCAGCATAATGTGTGGTTACTCACTTctcattatattttaaaatttcattgacATTTCTTTAAGCATCGTCATTTGTCACAATATGAGCTCAACTACATTGCATTGTCATATTATTTTTCTCCTAAAGATCTTTTACCTAAAATTCTGTTtagaatatatattatataataaatacataattatttttatcattagtGATCCAATATACGTATAAATATTTATAGCATATAGACGTAAATATATGTCTAAAGTGATAATCCTACGTATTGCATATATATCCATACTAAAGAGATAATCTctagttaataaaaaaatgacaatatacgtgtaaaaaaaaatctcaaactaAGTAAGCTAAGCTAGTAGTCTATAAAGTAGTCTATAGTAATGACTAATCATACCTATAATTTTCCTCTATATATAGGATCGATTgattttgtaaataaatcaCACAAATCATAATACACTAATATATCAAAAGGTGTCAGACCAACAACTAAGTTAAGgtataatattaatttcaaGTATTACTTACATATAATAGGATTTTCATGCACACACATATACGTAGAATTATATTAGGTAGATATGTACATATTTACATATTAGTAATTAATACACATGCATGCACACACTTgcacgtgtatatatatatagttagttagttgttaataattattttatgctaattaaatattagagatttatttatgtGAATAAGAAAGGAAATACTTATTGTTAGGTACATACAATAAGGTTGAGCTCGTGACACTCATTCACATTTCAAGTTGATTGCATCTTTGATAAGGTGGGTTATATTTTCCAAAGTAtgtttgagttattaagctctcaTATTATTAGATGAAATGTGGTATGTCCATAAAATGTTTTCACGTTCTCCCACTGTTTAATGCTCTTATGTTAGCAATTGTGGCTTTTAATGGGTCTAACACGCCTATTAAAAGTTGTGCGCACGGTCTTAAGGTAGTGGATTGATCCCCATGAGCCTTATAGACGAAATGAGGATTTTGGGTTCGCCCTTAATCCGGCTAGATGGTGTAGCTGACATGGGTTCGTCCCGGGGTCCCATCTAGTTaatgatgaatgaatgaatgattacTTCCCAGGGGTCGCCCAGGGACTACGAATGAAATGATAAGGGTAACAGTGGTGCTACGGTATGGCGCGCGCAATGAATGAAAATGTTTTGTGATTATagaagttatatatttatttttaaaatcttcTATAATTCACGTACATGCATGGACTATCATATGGAAAcgattatttcaaaaatgcatgACCCACTGGGTACACTAAATGGTCTTACGCCCTCTTTCAGTGGTGTTCAAAATCATGGGCAAGAGGACCTTGGTGGGGAAAATGTGTCAAACAACCTTCCTTATCCATATGAAGAGAATATCTCATTAACTGGGGATTGCAGTGAGATCCCTGGATTTGGCCAATCAAAAGATTTGCCTCTCTGTAACTTGTTTGAAACTGAGGGTTTAGTGAACCAGGCTAGTGCGGTTTCAGAATTTGGTGATCAGTCATTTCCTAGTTTTGGGTGTTCACCTCCTATGCCTCAGATGCCAATTTGGCATAGTTCCGAGGACATTTCTGCAACAGAACTGCCCATTGAAATTGTAGATGCAGAACTGCAGCTAGGAGATGAATTTATGATTCCCCAGACTGCAAATGAGTCAGATGCATTAGGATATGGTTGTGGCCCCTCAAACCTTAAATTGGAAACTCCACTCTCTTGTGATAGCATGATAGATATGACTTCTAGCACACAGGAATATCTTGAGGTGTTGTTCGACCTTTCTAATGACGAAGGGCTACTCTacatggaaaatgatggaaagGAGGGTATAGAAAAGTCTTATCTTGATGGTTTGAGTTATAAAGAGTCTATTATACATTTTGAGTATGTAAAAATGATAAtcaaagattatatatatagaattaatgtttggtattattattatttgtacgcaaattatttattatttaccgctcgatggagagtgcatgtagtcggcccctcttggacgcttgaccaaagccctcatgatcatgttgtgctatGCCAATTTCATGAGTGAGCTGGTCGGTCAACTCCTTTTGGCGAGCTAGACTCGGTTACCCCATCATTTACCGCTTTATTAGAATTGTAATTAAATGTCCGATTGTTTAGCCGCACGTATTTGTAGATTGGTTCTAAACCACCAGCGTGCTGAGCCAAGCTTTCCGActtgaatattaaatatgatgagaataaggcttgtattaaaggaaaagaaaaagagtacaaaacatccaagaaagcgcaaaagagagcaaacaaaaaacggagcctcattaaaaccttctaagaagaagagaccttagaaggaaaaagagtactcgtgaaagactcacatccggttcaggagcgggaagagacaacttcaggagttccggcctaaccatcacccctaagaagctcggctcaagaaaaccggaagaataagaaccaagaaagaaaacaggagaccaacaacaaaagaaaacaacccaaccaaagcccaagggaaccaacgaacctgcttatataaccatacggatatgactatgcgtcgacatatcccttgcaaccgcaatccgaatctcctcaatcgcaaaaggccaccagccttcctgccgatcatcattggccataatatctgccggttgattaccctcacggtaaatatgcgagaccatcaaagaaaaatcccgaagcaggcgaagagtatgctgccaaaacgccctaaatctccaaggaacatcaCTCGAGCGAGAGTACAAAAGGTGAACTACATACATAGAGTCAGCCTCAACCCACAAATGCCGCCAGC
This window encodes:
- the LOC131006815 gene encoding uncharacterized protein LOC131006815 isoform X2 is translated as MGSDGGGWRGVGRRWVAAAAGQIQCRSGWAVRSKQIRSNSISISVSLSLPRSKQIRADHFSFFLKLRSNWMFYIQFHRILIPQIHCGGASQYGGLSKAGEEGFTSADAAIEETIKPTSKHTIEVPIAKRLREVKTQAVDYLILLIVGASLGSLIKANDETFGFSAYTYTIIAVFQLLMYQERD
- the LOC131006815 gene encoding uncharacterized protein LOC131006815 isoform X1; translated protein: MGSDGGGWRGVGRRWVAAAAGQIQCRSGWAVRSKQIRSNSISISVSLSLPRSKQIRADHFSFFLKLRSNWMFYIQFHRILIPQIHCGGASQYGGLSKAGEEGFTSADAAIEETIKPTSKHTIEVPIAKVGMQRLREVKTQAVDYLILLIVGASLGSLIKANDETFGFSAYTYTIIAVFQLLMYQERD
- the LOC131006815 gene encoding uncharacterized protein LOC131006815 isoform X3 encodes the protein MGSDGGGWRGVGRRWVAAAAGQIQCRSGWAVRSKQIRSNSISISVSLSLPRSKQIRADHFSFFLKLRSNWMFYIQFHRILIPQIHCGGASQYGGLSKAGEEGFTSADAAIEETIKPTSKHTIEVPIAKVGMQRLREVKTQAVDYLILLIVGASLGSLIKANDETFGFSAYTYTIIAV
- the LOC131006816 gene encoding patellin-3-like, whose product is MVSIDFLEKFLRFYIQFLEKNIRKLDFSPEGACTIVQVTDLKNSPGLFMFKKELRQAVNQALQLLQDIIQSSLPNRCSSMCHGGTLLTIG